A region of Helicoverpa zea isolate HzStark_Cry1AcR chromosome 16, ilHelZeax1.1, whole genome shotgun sequence DNA encodes the following proteins:
- the LOC124637771 gene encoding uncharacterized protein LOC124637771: protein MVNRRKLLRVVKYLVAGVTVSCVSWLACVNEWHSGLRWSSGRGELARAMSTMRTIVAYSEGKQAEMDRPTPLTCDSLPVFPKLSHIDRSWPGGGRAAQEWQRVAGTHVSLYAAYYDERAAQRYVRILATFHGRNYSTEDTLFCQTRSRNGNLIEDTVEVVAAKPLEIWWHKWDITLSEVDTPLLLSCPLTEPLYGPSVVSVVTEPCDDPTNAFELNPTAEKNNKTRMFTICVKDLNFEKDISQSLVEWIETNKILGVELIDIYVDEVAEKTKKVLLHYQDKGLVRLFHVPIKHKSGRSLWQRRRDHILTYNDCLYRNIKESEYIVPLDIDEIILPKIADTWPELHNRLNGYGWNSSGRSSIMIQNVFFFDFMQDIRKYSMNSRGVKSKIYIKRDDVRITKPINLEIDEIELVLDSNNISNEVIDDSEDEVLYKKYKSRCGTELPTPKLAEHIVSSAMISPIGFYSKSWMLTKKVLTAFNHYPLKSLGASGSVGWSAPFKEVQLNHYKESCNTTVVGECARYGRRARIDRAALRLRRRLTRALADAICTGINII from the exons ATGGTGAACAGGCGGAAGTTGCTGCGTGTTGTGAAGTATTTGGTGGCGGGAGTgacggtgtcctgcgtgagctgGTTGGCGTGCGTGAACGAGTGGCACTCGGGGCTGCGCTGGTCCAGCGGCCGGGGGGAGCTGGCGCGGGCCATGTCCACCATGAGGACTATCGTGGCGTACTCCGAAGGCAAGCAGGCGGAGATGGACCGACCCACGCCTCTTACCTGTGACAGCTTGCCTGTATTCCCCAAACTATCTCACATA gaCCGTAGCTGGCCTGGTGGAGGGCGTGCTGCGCAAGAGTGGCAGCGCGTCGCCGGCACGCACGTCTCACTCTACGCCGCGTACTACGATGAACGGGCCGCACAACGCTACGTCAGGATTCTTGCTACCTTCCATG GTCGTAACTATTCAACTGAAGACACACTTTTCTGCCAGACGCGTTCACGAAACGGAAATTTAATAGAAGACACTGTCGAGGTTGTTGCAGCGAAGCCTTTAGAAATCTGGTGGCACAAATGGGACATAACGTTGTCAGAAGTTGATACGCCATTACTACTGTCATGTCCTCTGACGGAACCTCTTTATGGCCCCTCCGTTGTGTCAGTCGTAACTGAACCTTGCGATGACCCTACTAATGCCTTCGAATTGAACCCCACTGcggaaaaaaataacaaaacaagaatGTTCACCATTTGTGTCAAAGACTTGAACTTCGAAAAAGACATATCGCAAAGCTTAGTTGAATGGATAGAAACCAATAAAATACTTGGCGTAGAATTGATAGATATATATGTAGATGAAGTCGCAGAGAAGACAAAGAAAGTTCTACTGCACTATCAAGATAAGGGTCTCGTTAGACTGTTCCATGTTCCTATTAAGCATAAGTCAGGAAGGTCTCTTTGGCAGCGCAGGAGAGATCACATTTTAACTTATAATGATTGTTTATATAGAAATATTAAGGAATCTGAATATATAGTGCCACTTGACATAGATGAGATAATTTTGCCAAAAATTGCGGACACTTGGCCTGAGCTACATAACCGTCTAAATGGTTACGGATGGAATTCTTCAGGACGCTCCTCTATTAtgatacaaaatgtatttttctttgacTTTATGCAAGACATTAGAAAATACAGCATGAACAGCAGAGGAGTAAAAAGCAAAATTTACATCAAACGAGACGATGTTCGGATTACAAAACCTATTAATTTAGAAATAGATGAAATAGAATTAGTATTagattcaaataatataagcaatGAAGTCATAGACGATAGTGAAGATGAAGTGCTATATAAAAAGTACAAATCTAGATGTGGTACTGAACTGCCTACGCCTAAACTAGCTGAACATATTGTGAGTTCAGCGATGATCAGTCCTATAGGATTCTACAGCAAGAGTTGGATGTTGACTAAAAAGGTGTTAACGGCATTCAACCATTACCCTTTGAAAAGCCTCGGGGCGTCAGGGTCCGTTGGCTGGTCAGCGCCCTTTAAAGAAGTGCAGCTCAATCATTACAAG GAGTCGTGCAACACGACGGTGGTGGGCGAGTGTGCTCGGTacgggcggcgcgcgcgcatcgACCGCGCCGCGCTGCGCCTTCGACGCCGACTCACGCGCGCCCTCGCTGACGCCATCTGCACCGGAATAAATATTATCTGA